The Mobula hypostoma chromosome 24, sMobHyp1.1, whole genome shotgun sequence genomic sequence CGTTTCAGTCTTCCCCGATGGACAAGAGTCACCAGTGGCACTCAGGAGCAGGGTCTGCTTCAGCTGAGGCAAACTGTGGCATTTCTGCCAAAGGCTCCCTGTGACTGGAGAATCAGGGCTTTATCAATTTGCAACAAATAGAAAACACAGATCTGGAATGGTTTGACATTCTACGGAAGAAAAGTAATACAAACTTCAGGTAAGACAAAGTATTTCAATGTCCTGTACATCATTCACCACGAATAAAGAAAACCTATACTTTGTACATTATTTGAAGAAAATGTCTTTAACAAAAATAAGACTTAAACATGTCTGCTGTGGTTACCATCCTCTTCCTCGTCGTCCTCATCATCACTGTTTCCACTGATCGCTGTGCATTCTGTTACTGTCATCTGATTGTAGTCTCCTATCTGGACGTTTCTGGCGTTCTGAATCTGGATGATGTTTGTACCTTGACCCGGAGTCTCCAGACTTATATTCTGACCTCTTTGGCTATTGCTAGGTGTGGTTGGGTTGCTGCAGGGCAGGATCTGTGACATTGGTGGGACGGAAGGATTAAAGGAAGGCGGTAGTGTTGTGACGTTGGGGTACAGAGGTGGATTTAACATGGGCAGATCTTGGACATTCCCTGGTTGGGGTAGAGATATTGGCGGGAAAAACTGACAATTTTTTTGCATTTCAACCAGCTGATTCCAAAAATGCATacatttcatttgatttgatcgAGTCTCCTGGGCCACCTGAATGTCTTTTTTAATTTGATTGGTTTTTGATTTAATCTCCTTTTGTGTTTGTCGCTGAAGCCAGCCTCTTCTGTGTCTGTCAAGTGCTTCTTTTGTAAAAATACTTTTCACCTGCTTTTCAAAGTGCCTAGAATTCTCTTTCAAACTCACAGTAGCACTAAGTGCGAAAGGAATCTTGTCTTGTTGTAAGGGGTTCTTCTTTGGTAGCAGTGGAACAACTGTGTTGTTCTTGTGCTCGTTATTGATTGAATCCATTAGAGTAATATTGGTCTCGTAGTCAGCCCATTGTGTATTGAAATTCTTGGTGAGCAGAAGGATTGTGAAGGCAGAGTTGTTAACTGCATCTTCAATGCACTTTATTTGGGACTGTCCTGGGACAGAGATATCGTCAATTGTTGTGCCTTTTACCCCCAAAGATTCCAGTCTATCCCGCACATGTTCCGCAATCTCCGCATCCTCCGGGACATGCAAGATAACGAAAGGGTAGAATGCGTCTTTGAAGTTCTCCTCCATTGCCTCAGAAGGAGTAGATTTATCAGAAGGGTCATCAGAAACATTGGACTGGACCTTTGGTTTTGATTTGGTCATTTCCTGAGAATTGGTACAACTTCCAGTTTCTTTGTTCCAGACCTGTGACATTTTGAACTTGGAAGTGACTATCTGGTCACTGCAATTTATACCAGTACATTCAGATGGACCCAGTTCATTCACTTTATCTCCTGATGAAACCTCAGCTGAACAAAGTGAGACAGGGTCCTGTTCACCTTGTTGCTGACCCCCACTGCTGTGGGCCACCTCCCCCTTTCTGGAACAATTGTCAGAAGATGGAATATTACCGTTATTTGAGCCCACAGTGATCATATTGCCAGAACTGATAGTACCGGGTTCAGGAATTGCTGCCGATGATTCTAAATCATTTGGACGGACCTCAGTAGTGAACGATGCTGTTAAAGACGCACTAATTTCAAAATGGCTTGGTAGGGTCATTTCTGAAGTACTGTATACATTAACCATTGCTTGACTCGGGATAGGTATTGGACTAGTTTTGAATGCCGTAGTTGTTATTTTGCTGTGGTTATACTCTTGGATTGACTTCAGTGCAGATATTCCAACAGTTTCAGCCTCGGCTTCAAAATCAAACCGCAACCTAAATTTTTCAACAAGTTCCTGAAGTTCTAGGCTGCAGTCCTGCCTACTGGACTTGAAAGCATTGACAGCAGCCTGACACGCTCGATTCCTGACAGGGGGACTGCATAGCTTTTCCTCCTCGAGCATGACAAACATCAAAGCCAGGTCTGCAAGAAAACTTCTGTCTTCCGCAGAAAGATCTGCACTCGGCGGTGGTTTCTTCTCTCCATCTGGAGCATCAACCAAACCGTGAATTCTGTTGTAAATGTACATCGCAGATCTGTCTGTTGATTTCTCGTTTAACTGAGACCTCACTGCTTTCTCAGCTTCCTCGTTCTTTCTCAGGGTAAATGAAATGATGCTATAGAGGAGACAATGCACGTTGCACGTGTTTGAGTTGTCAGGATTAAACTTGTACCACAGGCTGAGCAGCCTCTCCTCTGGAACTTGGGACAAAATGTTAAAGACATCATCAAGAGATGGGATAGGATCACAATTATTTGCCATGTTCTCACCTACTCAGTACAGAAAAGAACCACCCTGTGTTGGTGTATTTTGGCATCACCACTCAAGTTGCGAAAAATAGGAGGCCACATCCTGGCCACTTAGCAACAGTTAAATGTTTGTTGGCCTGCAAATCCTGCTTGCATCCTGCGGTCTTCAGGAAGGCCGAGAGAGTTTTCTAAATTCCATCACTTCAACCTGGAAAAAAATAAACCTGGGTAAGTTTATCTGGTTGGCCACAGAACTTTCAAGATCAGTCCTAAATATGTTTAGACATGGTGTGAGGACAAAAAGAGATGGCAGCCGTGGGAACAAGgatcagaatgctggaagaactcagctggtcaagctggatctgtggaggcaaaaggtgtAAGTCGATGTTTGGATcgggaccctgcatcaggaccgaGAGGCACGAGGAAAGATTGCTACACATAGTGGTAAGAGATGGGTCGAGATAGAGGCTGATAGATAGGAAATGCAAGCTGATGCAGAGGGTATGATGGGCAAATGGTGTGGGGGTGGGCAGGAGGGAGAGATGTGGACAAAGTAATGAAGGGAGTAGAAAACCAGGTGGATGGATGAGTGTGAGTGGGAGGACAGCACAGGAGGCGTGGGTTGCCTCAAATTGAAAAATACAAGGTTAATACCAAATTACCCAAGCAGGACACAAGAAGTTGTTATTCTAATTTGTGGTTGGCCTCTCCAGAGCAATAGAGAAAGCCAAGGACAGATTGGTCGGTGTGGGAGTGGGAAGGCGAGTTAAAATCATACGTGACAGAAGTTTGAAAGGCTGTTACGGGTAGAGAGCAGGCGCTCCGCAAAACAGTCTATACTTGGTTCTAACAAGGTAGAGGACACCATTCTGCAGGGACCAAATTGATCTGGTGAAAGGAAGGTCTCGACCCAACAGATCATCTTACACTTTTtgacccacagatgctgcatgaaccACTGAATTCATCTGTCGTTCTGCTGTTTTGTTCCTCTAATTGTTTAGCTTCTTTACCTTTCCAGGTCATTTGTTCAGACTGTGTTACGGTTCCCCCAAATCTATGTGCCCAATGACCAGCTACAATCCAATTGTTAATCTAACCAATGAGTATCAGTTGTCTATCAAGAACCTTGGGGAATAGAATTATCCTCCCTTCACACAGCATTGTCCACGGTTGCATATTGTCACAGGAAACATCAGTTATTGAGACCAGGAAAATTTATCTCAGTGTCGACAACCACTTCTAGTTGAAATCAGCTGAGTTAAGAATCTAACATTCGCATCTGGGGGCTTTCTGATTTCTCTGGTTCTTCATATGTTGGGGTTCCTTACACTTCAACGTCAAATCTAAATTAACAAGAAGGTAACAAGGTAACAAGAAGGTTCCATTTTTACAGACATCCATAAGTTGATTTTATCCTTAAGTCAGAAAACACACAAGAATGACTCGATATGGAAACTATCATTCATGGTATTGTAAAGCATGGTATCAAAAAAAGACATAAGAAAGAACTACTACTAAAAGAGGAGAGAGCAGGTAAAGTAGTTCTGCCAATCATAGGAACAAATATAAGTACCTACACCAGACTTTTGAACTGAATAATATTATGGAGGCTTATTTGAAGGTAGGATGTGTCCATAAATTGGGTGTTCATAACCAGAGGATGGCCTTATATGTTAGCAAAGAATTGCAAAATGTTTTGCAATGAAAAGCCTTTCCCAACATCTAGTATTGTACAATAATCACCTCTACTTTCACCTGCTTCTTGTCAAAATTCATAGACACAATGTCTAGGCATCATTGGGAGTGTAGAGAGTAAATAGAGATAAAATTGTTTCTGCTGGAATGGCAATTGAGAATCAAGGAGAACAAAAATTAGAACCAGATCATTCGGGAGTGATATCCGGAATATCTTCCATGTGTTACGTGCAGTGAACTTTGGAAGCTTATCCATAAATTGTATCGAATTAGTTCATTACGTCATTTGGTTAACAGAGGTTAATCAGATAATATAGGGCAAAAACAAGTATAAAGGGTTTGGTCGCAACTCAGTAAGGTCTCATTGAATGACTTGTTTAAATGAAGCCTATGTTTGTATTGACACAACGTCCATTGTAATATTCAAACATACAGCCACGGCCTTTCTCAGACTTGTGTTACACCACTGCATATTGTCCAGGAAAATACGTGTATTAAGCTCTGGATAAAAATATtgctgtgggagaagtgggtttggaTTTGAAGCACCAGCAGAGTACGAGCTGTTCAGATGGGACAGGTTACATTTGAACCATGCTGGGACCAGGGAGGGTCTTGGCCAattgcataactagggctgtAGATAAATAATGGGCTGGGTTCAACAGCTTGGAAATGTATggaaaaaggaaaagggaaggacAATTCAGGAGAGGTTATGGAAGTCTCCAAAATAAAGAATAAGACAAAAAGTTGAGAATGGGATAAGAGTTTAACTTCAGACAACATGgagacaaaatggaaaagggtggTGAACACAGGGCAGAAGTTGTtaaatttgaatgcatgcagtaaacaaaataaactggacgatcttgtagtgcagttagaactTGTACGGTATGACATCACTGAGCTGTGATTGAAAGAAGATCACTGCCGAAGGTAGAAAAGACTGCTGGTGGACAGCAGGACCaaggtggttctgttggtaaaaaatgaaatcaaatccttagaagaaatgacataggatcagaagatatagaatccctgtgattagagttaagaaactgcaagggtaaaaggaccttgatgggagttatatacaggcctccaaacaggatgtggggtacaaaatgcaatgggagatagaaaaggcatgtaaaaagtgcaatgttatgatgaaccctgggcgccctcccaagactatggtcaacacgctcctagaagacagcggcgcggctaatgtagatgaactgaacacactgatgagggagagggagaagtggagagtccgtcatcgtgcccgacgccggccccctaggcctgagtcaacgtagtagtagtagtatgatGGTCATGGGGCAATTTCAATATTCAagtagattgtgaaaatcaggttggtgctgtatcccaagagaatgaatttgtagcaggcctgcaagatggctttttagagcagcgtctggttgagcctactaaggaaaaggcaattctggattgggtgttgtgttatgaaccagatttgattgaggagcttaagataaaggaacccttaaagaggcagtgatcaaaacatgatagaattcatcccgcagtttgagagggagaaggtaaaatcggatgtattggtattacagtggagtaaagggaactataagccaaagttgattggaaggtgcacaagcagggatgatggcagagcagcaaagtCTAGAATTTCAGGCAGCAATCTGAAAGACACAGGATCAGTTCATGACAAAGAAACAGTATTCTAGAAGGAGGATGAGGAAACCATGGCTAACGagagaaatcaaagacagcataaaagagtgggcatacaatatagaaaaaatagtgggaaggtaaaggattgggaagatgttaaaaaccaacaaaa encodes the following:
- the ticam1 gene encoding TIR domain-containing adapter molecule 1 yields the protein MANNCDPIPSLDDVFNILSQVPEERLLSLWYKFNPDNSNTCNVHCLLYSIISFTLRKNEEAEKAVRSQLNEKSTDRSAMYIYNRIHGLVDAPDGEKKPPPSADLSAEDRSFLADLALMFVMLEEEKLCSPPVRNRACQAAVNAFKSSRQDCSLELQELVEKFRLRFDFEAEAETVGISALKSIQEYNHSKITTTAFKTSPIPIPSQAMVNVYSTSEMTLPSHFEISASLTASFTTEVRPNDLESSAAIPEPGTISSGNMITVGSNNGNIPSSDNCSRKGEVAHSSGGQQQGEQDPVSLCSAEVSSGDKVNELGPSECTGINCSDQIVTSKFKMSQVWNKETGSCTNSQEMTKSKPKVQSNVSDDPSDKSTPSEAMEENFKDAFYPFVILHVPEDAEIAEHVRDRLESLGVKGTTIDDISVPGQSQIKCIEDAVNNSAFTILLLTKNFNTQWADYETNITLMDSINNEHKNNTVVPLLPKKNPLQQDKIPFALSATVSLKENSRHFEKQVKSIFTKEALDRHRRGWLQRQTQKEIKSKTNQIKKDIQVAQETRSNQMKCMHFWNQLVEMQKNCQFFPPISLPQPGNVQDLPMLNPPLYPNVTTLPPSFNPSVPPMSQILPCSNPTTPSNSQRGQNISLETPGQGTNIIQIQNARNVQIGDYNQMTVTECTAISGNSDDEDDEEEDGNHSRHV